The sequence TTTGCTGCTTCTGCTCTGGATCTCTGATTCGTCGGACCTAAACAGAAAGCTAAAGTGTTCTAGCATTCTCTGGAGCGAGGGCGAGGCGCTGTAAAGTAGATCCGAATCAGGCCGCTTGTATTTGCTTTTTGGGTTCGAGCCACTACCGACAGATCTGGGTCAGATCCGTCACCCCTTGCCGTGGAAGAGCGGATCTTGAGCGTCGCTGCCTCTTCTCTGTTCTTTCCGTCTTGCCGTGTCAGTGCTCCTCCTCCATTGAAGCGAGTCAAGTCTGTAGAGCCTCTCCTCGAAGACCTGGTTTCTTCAGAGCGCGGCGGAGCTGAGACACTCCGTTGAGGGCCTCTTCCTCAGTCAAGCTTACCTTCAACTTCCCATGGCACTTCCAGCTGCAGTTGTCTACTCCGATTTGTGGGTGTGCTCGGGTTTGGGGACTTTCCCGTTCTGCCGCCTCCGTTTCAGAGGCTCTCATCTGCTCTTTTGTTCCATGCTTTGTGGACTTTCACGAGTCTGCCTGTGCTTCAAACGCCGGAAGGAGACTTTCGCTTTGTTAGTGTCTGCCTCTCCTACTCCTCTGCTCCGGGTAATTTATTGTGTGGAGTGGCCGGTTTTAGCCGTCAACCTACCGCCTACTCCATCAGAAAGTGCTCGTCATTGGCCAGGTGTAGTCTTTTGGGTTTGGATAATGACCTTCTGTGCCTAAATCTCTGGACTGGGTTTTTGATTGGAGCTAGTTCATCGATGCCAATGGCCGGGGCCGGAATTGTCAACCGCCTCCGCCTATTGTGCTCTGAGCGACCCTTGATCTTCTCCTTGTCTGCTGGTCCATTTCGATGTTGACCTACCGGCCTCTATTCAAGTTGTTTATGGTGACCTTGTTCCTTGGTTCTAGCTTCGGTTCTTGCAACTTTGCTAGACCAAATATGTTTCTAAgtgtttttttactttttttgcaACATTTAGGAACCATCAAGCTTTAATAGCAGAATGGGATCCAAGTTAAGCTTGTATcaaactttcattttcattaatgatattcacattcttagcaaaaaaaaaaatatcttacacCTCACGGACTCCTTTTCCTCTTCAGCTACCGTAGCTTCATCAGCAAGTCTCCAGTCTAGCTTCAAAATACAATTCAAACCCCATCATGTTAGGTCAAtgtcaaaagtaaaaaaaaaaatttgaagttttctCGAAACCATTTTATTGACGATATCAATAGCTTCGCCGAGATTCGAGGCTTGGAATCCTGTGGTGAGCATTGATCGGAGAAGCTTAGGGTAATTGACTCCTTGATTAAAATCGTATCCTTCGATTTTGTCGCACTTGCCTTCTAACGGTTCGGATTCCTTGAAAACCGTGGAGTGAACGGTAGAGAAGACACGATCCTCCTCCATATTGGTCGAAGAACGAACTGGAACTGTGAAGGAGTTCTAGGGTTCTAGGACAAGAAGCTTTGCTGAGAAATGATTGGTTCGGTCCGAATCTAAACTTGGTTTTTAAATAATCCCGCGGCATGACGCTATTGGATCCGGTATTGGTTTAGTTCGGTTTATCCGGTACACTCGTatatgtgtttttctttgcgGCTCTGTTTCTGATGGTGCTGGCTCCCTCCTAATTCAATTACTCGAAAacttaaatcaataaaatcttacatatttatttacatCCTAACAGAAACAGAAAAATACTCTGATTTAAAGTAGCAGATAGAGAGCGATAGATGTTCTTCAAAACCAGTCTAGAATGTTACACATGTGTATTACTTTGTTTTGATGATAAAATTTGATTAAACACAATTATCGATCATGAAGAATATAACTTGTTATTAAGATTCTGAGTATTTTATTTACTGGGTTTGTGCCATACATTTGTGGTACATGTGGTTCATTAGTTGCTCTCTTAAACCAACGTACTAATCCCCAGCATtgtataattacaaaaaaaaaacataaaaacaaaacccaaaaagaTCGCACTGCAAAGTCACGTTGATTTATATGGCCATCAGTTGGAGTAGTTATAGGTTGGTCTTAGTAATACAAGGAACCTGACACATGAAACAATCTATTGATAAGTTGATGTAGTTATTATGGAATAGAGACTACTAGAAGGTATGAAAACGGTATATACCTTTCCACCAATTTCCTCTGGAAGCAGAGGCGGTTGTGTCAGTGCGATCATCAGTTTCTTTGGGGTGATGATGTGATGGAGAAGTGGAGGAGGCATCATGAGCTCGTGGAGGTGAATAGTGTTGCTGGCCTCCGTAGTAGATGGATGAGCTGAAATACGAAGCTTCTCTTCTTTCATGACTGCTTCTCTCATCTTTGGAAACACACACCCGAAAAAACTTATATGATATATCATATTCGAATTTTTTAACTTCATCAAATTGTATAAAGTTTGAATCACTATAGACTAAGCAATCGTTTGATGCAATCATCCCCACGGTCTTGATTCAATATACACACTACACTTCAACTAGAATAGTATTTTTGAAGACTAATAAGTAATAAGTGACTTTTTCTGAATAAAACTATACATTATTATAGGTATATGAACTGATTTTACCATTTTATTATTCTAACAATAACAGAAAATGAAAAATCAGTGTATGTTTTTTACAAAAGAAACCTAGATTACCAGTGGTTTGAGAAATGATACTAGTGTGATTTCCCTTCTTGCCTGCTACCTGCATTATAGAATGGGTTCAAATTTGCAAactcaattataaaaaaaaaaaaaactccggACCACATATGCATTACATACACCGACACATGGTATATTATATGTATCCATAGGAGGATATATCCATGCATGAATGTGATAATTTCTATGCTTACTTGTCGTGTAGCTAGTAAGAAAAATTCTTTATGACTTTGTATGAAAAGCcttaattatctttttttttgaactatagCCTTAATTATCTATTGCAATTGATTTCCAGAAAATCTACATAAAGTGCATCATATTTCTGTTTTATTAATAGAGTTGTTATGGATAtgtaaaatcaaaaaaattcaactaaaTTCTATACAACATCGAAATATACATGTTATATGCACATACTAACATATGTAAAGTATATAGATTACCGGAGGAGGGAAAATGGAGTCGAGTATAGTTGAACAAGACGAAGCAGAAGAAGCAGAGGCAGCTGACCCTCTCGGACCAAACAAATGATCAAACGAAGAgggtgaagaagatgaggaaggAGCTTTGGTTTTCTTGATGTCCATAAATGGTCAATATATGTAGTAATTAGTGACtaattaactaaattttaattacaATGAGTTTTCTTGACAGAGA is a genomic window of Brassica napus cultivar Da-Ae chromosome A2, Da-Ae, whole genome shotgun sequence containing:
- the BNAC02G02150D gene encoding uncharacterized protein BNAC02G02150D; amino-acid sequence: MDIKKTKAPSSSSSPSSFDHLFGPRGSAASASSASSCSTILDSIFPPPVAGKKGNHTSIISQTTDERSSHERREASYFSSSIYYGGQQHYSPPRAHDASSTSPSHHHPKETDDRTDTTASASRGNWWKGSLYY